The Mugil cephalus isolate CIBA_MC_2020 chromosome 8, CIBA_Mcephalus_1.1, whole genome shotgun sequence genome segment TCTAACTTTGTCATACATCTGGAATaggtataattaaatatatgtcCTAGATTAATTCACATAATCTGATTCAGATTCAGGGGTTTTGGTCAGGCCACACTTGTAATTTAAACTCAGAAGAGACCACTGGCATAACACAAggtttgttttcaatcaaatgcAGTCATGCCAGAAGCTTCAAGTCACTTCATTATCAATGGTAATGCCATAAGATACATGAATACAGTGTCAGTAAGCCACCTACTTTGTTGGTGCGAGGGTTGAGCATGAGGGGCTTGCCCTTTTCTTTGGTATGTGCCCATCTGTAAGCAGACACACATGGCCTCAGAGACCAAGTCGTTCTCAGCCTGGACAACATGGCAGACAGTCACTGGTCTGGTACGTCTACTGGTGAAAACTCtctgaggaagagaagaaaaacagagatgaTCAAATATCCTGAAGGTTGTAGAAAGTACCTAGACTGGGATGTTGAATATAATGAATCAGTCTCTTAGAACATTTTtgtttatgtatgttttatgcatttaatCCTTCAGATTATCACAAGACTATTCACTAAATCAACAAACGTTCTCGGTGTTCGTAAGCAATCCTCAAGGATTACAACTGTTGGCAGCCGTGGCCGTCATTAATCTGGATGTGGTCTGTAGTGATTGAGTGTGTGATCTTTGCTCTGAAAGATTGTCATAATCCCTTTTCGCAGTGAGCtcgacacaaagacacagaaccaGATAAATGGTTGGCATCAGCCAACAGAGAACAGATGACAGACAAGCAGCAGATGACATGCCTCACAGACTTCAACTGGTAACCATAGAAATACTTTTGGCATCTGCATAGCAAACTTGAAGGAATAAATCATCTATAGGCTTGCAATTTGGGAGTAAATGAGATAAAATTTGCTCAATGCTATCTACACACTGTCTGATGGCGATGTTCCTAAAGAGATGGCACACAAACAACCACTACTGTGCAGGGCCTCTATCGTACTTTTAGCTGCTGTTGGTGGCCTGGAATAGTAACATCATTGTAAGAGCTATGTCATGCATGTGACCTGTGATTCCCAGAGAGAGGACAGTTAAAGCTACTAGAGATACTCGAGAAACactagacaaaaaaacaaaagcaactttGACAATGAAACCAGAAAGTTAATGCTGCTTTCTCACCAAACTTGTCACTGCAGTGGGCTGCATAAACATGTTCAACAACGATATGGTGCTATCTTGTACTTTAAACATTAGTCTCAGTGAGGGCAGACTACTACTCATACACCCTTGTATTTGAGGAAAATGGAAGCACGctgagaaaagagacagagcatatttccattaaaatcaTTCCTCAATCCACCCattataaacaaaaacatttagctCAATTAAactatgtttttttcattgttttatttattttagtttctagCAAAATGTCCGTTTTCTGTTGACCCAGAGGAAATGCAACTGAACAAGTCAGCAAGCTGGGTTGGGCAATGAAGTTTCTATTTTAGTTCCTTATAATTTAGTGTCCAAGTCTTGCAAGTCCGTAAAACATCACATTGCTTTCAAATTCAAGATGCACAAGGAAACTACACTCAACTGCATTCATCCTTTAGGATATTTGGGCTTAAAATGTCTAATCTGTAACATCATTTATTGGCTGATAACCCAGAAAAAGGGCTTGAGCTCTAACTTTGAATGATTTTTCTGGAACAAAACCCACCTGAGCTCAGTTGGCAAGAgaacaaagtcagggttgtgacATTTTCCTAACCGTATTCATTCCTCATCCCACTCTTAATCTCTATCTGTGAATCTATTCAAACACCCGCACAAAACCGCAGGGAAAGGGGAGATAAGATGgacacataaatattaaaaacataccACTACATCAGGTAGTGCTTGACACTGCTTTTAAGGATGGTATCTGTGCTTGGGATGAATGaagtatctatctaatctaatctaatcaaatcTAATTAGGTTTTCATCAGGCAATGTAATTATTCGTCTCCTCCCAGACTTTTTTAGTGTGCCAGCTCTAGGAAATACAGCATGCCGAGTTTGTTCGGTACCTCTTCTGTGTCTGCCAAGAAACAAGGTAATTCGTACGCACGTGCCAGCTTTGTATCATTGTCAGAACCCCTACTGTGAGCGCACAACTCcacagacagaaactggtcTGGACTGCTTGTAAGTGGAAATGTTTGCATGCAaatcaaaggaggaaaaacaactcACTTATACATGTGCTTTTGGAATCATGCTTTTTGGATGTATTATAATTTTggaggatgttgtttgtggtgctattaaacttgatttaattaaaacacaaggGTTTCTCCTGTTTAGTTTAGTCTCCCAATGGGAGAataaaatattaggaacatggGTCAGTACAACTCAATACAATTCATTAATACTATAAACCACTGGCTCcaccataaaaacacagctctctcttattttaaacatgttaaatattatAAACTTCAGGAATATTTAGTGCACGAAAGTGGTAAATGAGTGTATGTTTATCCCTCTGAGGCTGTAACTTGATAAATATCAGTTTTTTACAAGAGCTGCAGAGGCAGGTTTAATACCCACTCATCACACATGTACAACTTTCTGTACCTTAAAGCCTCGTCTCTTACTATATCTCATACACATGCATTTTTATCTCGTTTTAAATAAAGGTGGGGCAAACAGAGCACATGCTACAACCTGACCAAGCAAATTTTTTGTATAAACTATGGCTGTAGGCATAATGTAATAAAGTGTGACTCAGAATAGAAGCACAGTGCTCTAGTATGTACTCAGTGACACTTTGCGTGCAATAAATGCCACCCACATACAgtacttacttttttttatgcattttaaaggCTTCGAgattcatctttctttctaacacgtacgtatatatatatatatatttatataaccACATTACATTGTATTAGTACACCTGTTTTACTTTAAATGGATATAGTTCATTGGACCATAGTCATTGCACAGCTGGGTGTGGCATCACTGACAGGTGTTATTGTTCTCCTCTGACAAAGTGCTTATCCATCTTGTTTCTTACATAGCAAGGCACTTAAGGCACTTTATTCTGGAGTTACTTATTACCCAATACTAACACATTTTGTACAAGTGGCAATAACATAATTACAGCAGGGAAAGCACAACCTTTGGCGACTCATTTTATGTCCTGATTGCCTTTtattcatttggttttattgcGATGTGTTACTGATAAAACGGAATAGGTGTCTAGCAACCCTTCAGTATTTCTACAGACATCTCATGACAGGAAATTAATGTGGAAGGCATGAGTATTACAGCTTCCCGTGAGCCTCTAACGACTATGCCTAAACATATGAAAATAAGACGGACACggaaagaaaactgattttGATGCACTAGCAAGCTAACTAGTTAGCTTAGCAGCCTCattctcaaacaaaaaaaaagcagctaaCGGCTGCTACAAGCTAACGTTTGGCTCGCTTCAAACTAAAGTGGGATATCGTTGTTGTAACACCGGCGTCTCTGTCTTTGCAAATGCTTAACAGacaccaacacaaaaacacttaaagccTGACGTCCTCTCTGCTACtcgctttcattcatttacactgCGCAGCTCGCTAACTCCTCACCGGGAAGTTCTTAAACGACAAATACTTTCTATTATTCAAATAAGACGCCACTCACCTGCTTTGGGATATTACAACACCGTCGTTACTTCAGTTGGGCCGGTCACTGTTTGTTAAGCATGTTTTTCAAGATGTTGGCTTTGTCAGTGCCGTAGTTTGTGCGACTGACCGCTTAGTGCGTCCCTTGACAGCAGCCACGGATGATGTCGGTGTTGAGGAGAGACGGGGACGCCGCAGAGTAGAAGAACTTGGccgctcagccaatcacatgctGGGATTTCCTGCTCGTTTACCGTGTCCACTGCGACACGCGCAGCATTTTTTTTGGCGAGAAGCCCATTTACCGTAATTACTATAAAACAGGTCCATCAAAAAATACCGGAATGAATTAGACATCAGCACAAACATGAAATATATAGttacatgtacacatacaaacacacataggGACAAAAGAGACAAGGGGATATAATACAAGGAGGATATTATATTTACATagaaatagtaatagtaattattcttattttatcacACGTTTTAAGGATCTAAGAAGCATTATAAATTTCAAAACATGTGTAAAGTTCAGGGCTGACTTTGAAAACTTCTGTTTGTGGATGAAAATTTTATCATAGAGCATCATAACATCTATTACAAATTCTAGGGCGTCTTTtggaaaactaaaataaaagataatgtcTTTGAAATTGAATGAGTGGGTTATATTAAGAGTTTGAAGGAAATGTGAAACCATATGTGCCCAGAACGTTTTGGATAGAGGACATTCAAAAAACATATGGCGGGCAGTTTCAATTCCAtgattacaaaataaacaagaggtTTATGGGGCAATGCAATTACActctgtgcctctcagtgaggtttagaagcatgtggttttcattcagtctATTAGGGAAGATCAATGAAactctcaggtcaaatcagggtcaaatgtggtccactaggtccacctctgcatggacactgagcataactgctttattaggtaccacgaAGAAGTGTACTACATACATACAAGatcttatgttctaatggtctaaatgcATGTCtacatttgtttaaaacttAAGGGCACggaaatatatacagtaatacAGTAAGCTGTAATCAAACATGTTAAATATCCTTAAATGACTAAATATATATCAGTTTGTCTATATCACCATATATCATATCACTTAGAGAAGGATATCAAGTAATTGCTTTagtattgttttattaatttttcagcATAAACAGAAACTCCAAAAAGAGATATTATCCATCAGTGTTAAGCATTAAAAATCACTCAGTCTTCTCAAATTAAAAGACGAGGCCTCCTTGAAGCATGAgtacaaaataaacaagagcCCACAGAAATATGACCGGTCCACAAAGTGACAcccaataaaaacaacaacgttTAAGCTATCTGAATAGCCATGCAGAAGAAAGGGCATATGTTACATTCAGCAAACTGGAAGCATCGAGGCGTACTGAGGCACATTTTCTACATAGGTTCGGCTCAGTAACCACATGTGTTACAGTATGTCTGCGTAATTTTATTGCTGGCTTAGGTTACCTGCAGGAGAAACTATATATATGCAAAATGTGATTGTTAGACCTGTATAAGTTCACCATTAAATTCATGTTAATTATCTGCACTGcccagtttttatttatttctgtaaatagaTGGATCAGAAAACTAGTAGTTTGTACTGCTTGCCCTTTACTGTGATGACTCTTTCTGGTCAGAGCTGAAGCTGACGAAATCCTTTATTTCTGAATGATGCTACATGTGCTTCGtcataaatgtaaacaaataaacttgGCTTTGCTGTCTCGGGGGTTGTACTGTTCCCATGTATGGCTAAATCCTTTGGAAGTCATACTATGTTGAGCAGTGAAGAGGTCACTACAACCTGTGCGCACTGGCTACAGCATGCGTAACACACAATGAGAGTTCATCTTTGTATGCGCAAAGacaaataatgaatgcaaaagcaaagaaaacctTCATGTGGGTGCATCTTATCCACAAAGTAtggatttaaattaatattggaGGGCATAGCAGATGTGTTCAGTCAGAATGGGGATCAGATGCTGGATTCATCAATGATAAAacattctttgtgtgtgtgtgttgctggcagtgtgttttgtctgtggcAAACCCACAGCAGAGCTTTACATCTCACACTGTAACACCCAGAAGGACAGATTGCAGCTATAGAATATGGGGCACATTGATTTAACTGTTGGCGCCAGCTCAGCAGAATATCTTTAAAGTCATTTCCATATGCTTCCTGAATCATTTTCAGGTCCACCGCAATTGAATTAAATGTCACATGCACTTGATTGAGAGACAACAAAGGCACAACCAACAGCTCTCGGGAGAACTTACTGAGACATCAGATGCCAGCATAGGTATGTGtgctaaaaatgttttatttattttcagtagaTTAATATGGTTAATGGACAGCAATGTGAAGTTTTGAGTAGAAACATGTTCCTATAAAGGTAGCAAATGTACATTCTCCAAAATATAGGCTACTTTTGTTTGCATTAAAGCTTTTCGTGGACGGATTTAAGTTAGCAAAACAGTGACAGACATTTGTCCATCTAGTGTAAGGGCTGATGACCTTGTTCGCTACATcaggcaaaaaaagaaataaccgAACGAGAGCAAAGTTGGCCGAATAATCATAAATCGCTACCGTAGAGCATTCAacattcaaacaaaacaaacgtaCTCCAAATTAACATGATTGTGAACcctgaaaaaatatacaagaataatTTAACCACAAGAATGTTATTACCATAATAAATCTTGAGAAATATAATATAGAATTAAATATGACATCCATGTTTTACAAGTTTACAGACTTTTTGTAGCAGTGACAAAATGTCACTGTGAgtcaaaacagcaacaaaaagatCCTTATGGTTCACCATGTGACTGATTATTTTTCAGCTAATACATTCAGAAACAGCTGGGGGAGAAACTATAATTATTTGGTGAATGTCGCCATTGGAAGACTGCTCGAcgttttgaaaaaataaaataaaatactggcTGATTAACACACCGTCAAGGCTCTTGTACGGGAAATTTAAAGCACGcccaaaaacacaagtgagcCCTCTCCAGTGACTGGATAAATCAAGTCAGCAGCTGCCTGTCCTCTCTTCGCCGTTTTGCAGATGTTTGTGGCGCAGAATAATTCGCTGTCAAGTCTCGTCTGATCCAGCTTTAACTTGACAAATCACAGCAAACCAAAGTTACCACAAgcattaatcagctgattacaTCGAAATACGCACGAGGAGAACTAATCTTTGACATTTGCACTGCTAAGCATGGTTATTTATATTCAACCCGGATGCTTTCTGACCTTATTGCCTGAGAGAACACCTCATGACAAAGCTGCAAGATTGCTTGTTTAAGTGAGGGTTTTTGTCGCAGCATGTAGTGTGTCACTGCAGTGGTACCAAAACGACAAAAGCTGCTAACACTAATGTCTAATGTCTAAGCAGCATAGTCAGCCGTGGACACACCTCGCCGTGTAAAGCACTGCTAGCATTTTGGAAGTGCTGCTCATAATGAGGCAAAACTGCGGATGTTGAAAGTCAACATCAAGAGTTGGGCGTCTGTGGTGGCTGAGTCCTGTGCTCTGGAAGCCTGGGTACCTTTCGGTTAACGCTCGGTACTTTGCCTTCCTCCATCcaccctccctcttttcctttcttcccgGTTGCCCTCTCCTTATTCTGCCTGCAGAGTTTAAGCGCCCGGGATATGAAGACGTCTAGGTCGAACAGGCGGTCTTTTTGCTTGACAGGAAGCGACTCCGTGGAGTCAGCATTTACTGGCTCAGaagtggaggaagtggaggacaGGGGCTGAGGTTCGAGGGAAGGCAAAAGCGGCGTGGCGGGGGGTGACGTTGCCTGTGGCGACGGAGGGGGAAGTGGAGAGGTGGGGGATGAAGGGAGAAGTGAAGGAAGGACATGAGAGGAAGACATGATAGGGGGGAGCGGGCTTAACCTGTCTATGTCATACTCAGCTGATTGGTGCTGCATAACTTCCATGTAGTGGAAGACTGGATTTGGGAGGTCAGTAGGGGAGAGTGggagagggggtgaggaggTATAGCAGGAGGGTGAACGCTGCTCCAGAGAAGGGCTGGGACTGGGCGAGTGGAGTCGGGACTGGGTGCTCTCCACCCAGCGAGAGATTTCCTGAAATAAATCCCCggtctcctcttctctttcttcttctacttcctcctccttcatctctcccGGGACCTCCAAGCTGCCGCCGATGAACTCAGCTGGCACAGGGAGGCTGTTAGTGTTACGCTTCCAGTGAGACAGATCCAGGATCAGCTTAGGCTCAGAGTAGTGTTGAGGCTTCCCCTCCCTCCAGGCTATCTTATCCAGATAGGAAGGAGAGCCCACTTTGTAGTCGCAGGAGCGGCCACAGTCTAGCTCACCGTGCCCCAAACCACAGGCCCGTTCCAGAGAGGAGTGAGAGTTTTCCAGGAAGCGTTCGGCTGAGCTGCTGTGGGAATATTTGCGTGGGTCGAcctgagagacaaagaaagagcagcagatTAGGAATTTCTGGCTTGATTGGATCTTTAGCTACTTTAGCTACAAATTATAATTCAGTACTGGATGTAATATGCcgagaaaaatggaaaatcagCAAAAGAAATGCCTTTTTCTGATAACTGATGGTACTCTTATTTAGGATGAAGTTTAACAGCATGTCTTGTATCGTAAGAATGGTGTGGAGAAGGGTGAAGAAGGGTGTGATGCAAATAAAAATTCACGTGAAATGGACTTATGGCCCAGTTTCTCCATcgcaaaacattaaaataagataatgGTCATCCATCGGTTGTACCAGCACAAATCAATCAGTGTGGGGTCAAATGACAAAACACATCCAACCTGAGCCTCCTCCAAAAGTGAGCTGGAACTTGCTCGGGGGTCCCTCtgcacctcctcatcctctgtaGTGTCTcccaggtcagaggtcatgtgTCTCGCGGGCAAACAGCGACACCCCCCACCTGACTGCTGCCAGCACGTATCTGTTGATAAACTGTTCTCGTACCTGCAGGAGGGcagaaattatatttaataatgcCGCATCCAACATCAATACATAGAGCTCAAACCTAGAGAGAGCGTCCTCTAAGAGAGATTTAAAATCACTTAAGATCGAGCAAACGGCTTCATTGATTGAGCTATGGCAGCAGTTAAATAAGCAGGCTGAGCCCAGACACATGCAGGCTGGGCTCTAAATCATCCAGATTGTGAGAAGGAATGGTCGTCTCACTTTATGTGTCTGCCCTGTGACTGACTGGTGACCTATCGAGCTAAATCCTGGTTGAGATCATCTAAGATAACCTCTAGCGCCCCCTCTCTGAAAAAGATGGTGTTACAGCTGGTTGTTGCAAGAATTATAAATCATTTGATTACATGAAGTTTGCAGAACTATAATATTTGTACCATATCACCAGTAGGACTGAGGATCatcctcagattttttttacactcaTGCACATAAATTAGGTCTTTAATTTGTAAATGCACGTAGATGAGTAGTATCTGGTATCTGCGTATTCGTATTTGCTACAGAAATTTGCTAAGACACCAACAAAATCATATGATGCACGCATGCCCGATAAAAAACAATGacttcttctctgtcctttgttctccccctctattgaCTGAGGTGCAGCACTGCCCTTCCTGCCACACAAGGCCACTCcgctcaataaagatcaacaaactagaGGCCGGTGAtggtcacaaacacacactgaaacaaaacaataaaatattcagctgcaaaaaTATAACTGCGTCAGtatcatataatgttgacaccctgtatCGTTTAACTACgtagacaaaagacaaaaaaaaaaaaaaaagaacaatttacAAACCTGTCCCAGTGGATGCTGGAGAcctcactgttgctgttgctgagGCTCTGCTCGGTGATGAGGCTGTCCACCAGTTCATCCTCGATGCGGAAGGGATGCGATGAGGTGGGCTCATCCTCCGGACAGGAGTACTGCTGCAGGAAGGCGTGGGACAGCGCTGCCTCAGCCGTCAGGCGATCCATGGGGTTAAAGGTCAAGATACGCTCAAGGAAGTCCACAGCTGGAAGGAGAAGAATGAGGGGATCAAAACGTAAGTGACAACCAAGTGTGTCCTTCTTAAGAAATAcgttctgatttttttctccttcatgaCTTCCTAACCTCTAAAGCCTACTCAATCATCTCCCGATTTGTTGCGAGGGGGTCTTCATTCCTCCATCAATCTTATTTGTCAACATTTGGTGTAACACTACTTGACCTTCCCCCTTCTTTCCACCACTCAATTCCATCCACTCACCCTGAGCATCCACTTCGGGCAGCAATTCAGAAAAGGGTCTCTTGACTCTCCATCCACGACTGACATACGAAGGCATCACCTGAGTAAGTAGGGTTAAAATATTACAACTCTTCTGTTAGTACACTTCTTTCACAGCGTATAGACAAGACCAATGTCGGGAAAACACACTCAGCCTCGTTGTAAATGTTGCCGTCTAAAGCTGAGAACATATCATGACTGACAAGCAGCCAGACTGCAGCCATACGCTGCAGCCACTGAGGCGTCACCTGTAGCAGATCCTGcctgtcctcctctctcagcACGGGCACCGTGTTGAGAATCAGCTGCATCTGCTCCAGCTCGTGAGCTCCTTGGGGAGGGAACAGACCAATAAGAGACACGCTGAGACGAGGCTGAGGATCAGTTAtgtaagcagaaaaaaaaatatgtgaccTGTAAGAGTCAAACAGGAATAACTGGGTGAAAGAAGTGAAAGACAAAAGGCAAAGTGCCAAAAGAATCAGCTGAAGTATGCAGATAAGCTGGAATATCCCACTGTTGCTTTTCAATTAAAAGGTGAAAGTACAATTCAAAAACCCAGGTTTATGCCAGTCATGTCACTTTTAGATCCATGGCTgggaacaacaaaaacatctctttttggatcttattttttcttaccCTTCTGATTATatgtttttatctatttaaGCGGAAATCTTGAATCAGTAAGGGTTCAAAGATTTGGTATGTTGCTTTTTCTAGTTATCTCAAACTATGACCAATCAGTCAAGCTTGACTCTGGACATTTATAGATGGAGAAAAATGCCACTTATTTTAGTGTAACATCATTACACAGGTAAGAGCAGTACAGCATTATTTTCCCCCCATGTGGCACAGCTTCACCTCGCcctttaaatgtttctgtctACTAGCTGACGGACACCAGCAGATGGCGCTGCGTCAACACATTTAATCTTAAGAAATAAGCAGTGTGTTTGCTCAACGGTACACACCGCTCTCCCTctggtaaataaaaatgtacggCGTTTCCGCTTTACCCATTTAGTTAATGGGTGAGATTGCAGCAGACAAAGACAGCCGGGAAAAGACGGCAGACACTGTTGAGCGTGCATTGTCAGCACTGTGGTGTGCTGGCGGAGGTCAGATCAGCCTGTCAGGAGGAACTACATCAGCTTCACACAGGGAGAAATTCTCTGTCCGCATTGTTATTCTGGTCAGGCTACGAAGTGGCCTTCAGAAAGAGAGTTAAGTGTCTTTGGTGGAGGACGCCccctggaaagaaaaactctCCTTCCCAAGGtctaaacacttttttttttggacatgaaTATGACTGATTAAACAGATGACACTGCTGTTTGTGTTACTAACAACAATCAGAATCGTCCTTATTAtcacacatacaaggaatatGTCTTGGTTTTTGATGCAATTAAAAAGCGTGAAAGCTAAGAATTACAGGAATATTCAATGTACACAATACACGAGGAACATAGTACATAAAGTCTGGATTCAAATAAAGAGGGAAGGAATA includes the following:
- the mapk4 gene encoding mitogen-activated protein kinase 4, giving the protein MARQDMPPFLHGFDLSGHFVDPRPLGTGVTGLVLSAVDQRTGQSVAIKKLVMRDAVTVKHALREVKITRRLLHENVVRVHEVLAPHGRPLPRDPTHLSALYIVQECMETDLARLLEQGPLPAGHATLLFYQLLRGLKFIHSANVLHRDLKPANIFINTDQLLLKIGDFGLARIVDPHYSHKGYLSEGLVTKWYCSPRLLLSPNNYTKAIDMWAAGCILAEMLTGRMLFAGAHELEQMQLILNTVPVLREEDRQDLLQVMPSYVSRGWRVKRPFSELLPEVDAQAVDFLERILTFNPMDRLTAEAALSHAFLQQYSCPEDEPTSSHPFRIEDELVDSLITEQSLSNSNSEVSSIHWDRYENSLSTDTCWQQSGGGCRCLPARHMTSDLGDTTEDEEVQRDPRASSSSLLEEAQVDPRKYSHSSSAERFLENSHSSLERACGLGHGELDCGRSCDYKVGSPSYLDKIAWREGKPQHYSEPKLILDLSHWKRNTNSLPVPAEFIGGSLEVPGEMKEEEVEEEREEETGDLFQEISRWVESTQSRLHSPSPSPSLEQRSPSCYTSSPPLPLSPTDLPNPVFHYMEVMQHQSAEYDIDRLSPLPPIMSSSHVLPSLLPSSPTSPLPPPSPQATSPPATPLLPSLEPQPLSSTSSTSEPVNADSTESLPVKQKDRLFDLDVFISRALKLCRQNKERATGKKGKEGGWMEEGKVPSVNRKVPRLPEHRTQPPQTPNS